A stretch of Aerococcaceae bacterium zg-252 DNA encodes these proteins:
- a CDS encoding ATP-dependent Clp protease ATP-binding subunit: protein MFEELFTNSARQVMIFAAEQAYYMRHQAVGSEHILLGLAKEETGIAGKALREHGATYNALIAELEAIHGKFAPPRMMGEQVIPYSPRAKKVIMNASNDAKRLGAPKVGTEHLLLGILKEEILAVVLLRNLEIDFDALRRTVYELIGATDGEGDDTKNRRQTRSGRNNRNQNNQATTSPTLDSVARDLTDLARRGQLDPVIGREQEVHRIVQIISRRTKNNPVLVGEPGVGKTALAEGLAQRIIARDVPEDIANKRLMMLDMGALVAGTKYRGEFEERMKKIIEEMSDSGNIILFIDELHTLIGAGGAEGAIDASNILKPALARGEIQVIGATTLNEYQKYIEKDAALERRFSKVQIDEPSIEESIAIIEGLKGKYEEHHTVEIPTEAVEAAVKLSARYMTARRLPDKAVDLIDEAAARVRIDAAGEITTVSVDTLEQQLVELSSEKEQAILARDFDKASELRQKEVQLETQLAEMDQQETQPQTKAVLTVTSHDVAEVVAQATGVPVQQMETSESQRLVNLEAVLHERVIGQDEAVKSVSRAIRRARSGLKSPKRPIGSFLFLGPTGVGKTELAKTLADVMFGSEENMIRVDMSEYMEKHSVSRLVGSPPGYVGYDEAGQLTEKIRQKPYSVILLDEVEKAHPDVFNILLQVFDDGHLTDGKGRKVDFRNTIIIMTSNLGATALRDEKSVGFGAVAVTENHQAMERKIREELKRAFRPEFLNRIDETIVFHSLTKDNIREIVKLHTADIVKRLEDLDIQARITDTAVDIIAEAGFDPEYGARPIRRAIQKQIEDELSELILNGNIQNGDQITIGGRGGSINISNRTKN from the coding sequence ATGTTTGAAGAATTATTTACAAATAGTGCTCGGCAAGTAATGATTTTTGCTGCTGAACAAGCCTATTATATGCGACATCAAGCAGTGGGCTCTGAGCACATTTTATTAGGACTGGCTAAAGAAGAAACAGGGATTGCGGGAAAAGCGTTACGTGAACATGGTGCGACTTACAATGCTTTAATCGCAGAATTAGAAGCGATTCATGGAAAATTTGCTCCGCCAAGAATGATGGGAGAACAAGTGATTCCGTATTCTCCAAGAGCCAAAAAAGTGATTATGAATGCATCTAATGATGCAAAACGTTTAGGGGCACCAAAAGTTGGTACTGAGCATTTATTGCTAGGAATTTTAAAAGAAGAAATCTTAGCGGTGGTATTACTTCGTAATCTTGAGATTGATTTTGATGCATTACGACGTACGGTATACGAGTTAATTGGCGCTACTGACGGTGAGGGGGATGATACAAAAAATCGTCGTCAAACTCGCAGTGGTAGAAATAATCGTAATCAAAATAATCAAGCAACAACAAGTCCAACCTTAGATTCAGTGGCACGTGACTTAACAGATTTAGCACGTCGTGGACAATTAGATCCAGTGATTGGTCGGGAACAAGAAGTACATCGAATTGTTCAAATTATTAGTAGACGAACTAAGAATAATCCAGTTTTAGTTGGGGAACCGGGTGTAGGTAAAACGGCTTTAGCCGAAGGTTTAGCACAGCGTATTATAGCAAGAGATGTACCAGAAGATATTGCTAATAAACGTTTGATGATGTTAGATATGGGTGCTTTAGTTGCAGGTACAAAATATCGTGGTGAGTTTGAAGAACGAATGAAAAAAATCATTGAAGAGATGTCTGATAGTGGCAATATTATTCTCTTTATTGATGAATTACATACTTTGATTGGTGCCGGTGGTGCTGAGGGTGCGATTGATGCCTCTAATATTTTAAAACCAGCGTTGGCTCGTGGTGAAATCCAAGTGATTGGGGCGACTACTTTAAATGAGTATCAAAAATATATTGAAAAAGATGCTGCATTAGAACGTCGTTTTTCAAAAGTGCAAATTGATGAACCGTCAATTGAAGAATCAATTGCGATTATTGAAGGGTTAAAAGGAAAATATGAAGAACATCATACGGTTGAAATTCCAACAGAAGCAGTAGAAGCAGCTGTAAAATTAAGTGCACGATACATGACTGCAAGACGATTACCAGATAAAGCTGTTGATTTAATTGATGAAGCAGCCGCTCGAGTACGGATTGATGCAGCTGGTGAAATAACGACGGTTTCTGTTGATACATTGGAACAGCAATTAGTGGAGTTATCAAGCGAAAAAGAACAAGCCATTTTAGCTAGAGATTTCGATAAGGCATCTGAATTACGACAAAAAGAAGTGCAATTGGAAACACAATTAGCAGAAATGGATCAACAAGAAACACAACCACAGACTAAGGCAGTTTTAACTGTAACAAGTCATGATGTGGCTGAAGTTGTGGCACAAGCAACAGGTGTGCCTGTTCAACAAATGGAAACATCAGAATCGCAACGTCTAGTGAATTTAGAAGCAGTATTACATGAGCGTGTCATCGGTCAAGATGAAGCTGTAAAATCGGTATCACGTGCTATTCGCCGAGCTAGAAGTGGTTTGAAATCACCTAAACGTCCAATTGGGTCATTCCTATTCTTAGGCCCTACTGGTGTTGGTAAGACAGAATTGGCGAAAACATTAGCTGATGTCATGTTCGGTAGCGAAGAAAATATGATTCGAGTGGATATGTCTGAATATATGGAGAAACATAGTGTGTCACGTTTGGTAGGTTCACCACCAGGCTATGTGGGCTATGATGAGGCAGGTCAATTAACAGAAAAAATCCGTCAAAAACCATATAGTGTGATTTTACTTGATGAGGTGGAAAAGGCACACCCGGATGTCTTTAATATTTTACTGCAAGTATTTGATGATGGACATTTAACTGACGGTAAGGGTCGTAAAGTTGACTTTAGAAATACGATTATTATTATGACATCTAATTTAGGGGCAACAGCATTGCGTGACGAGAAATCAGTTGGGTTTGGTGCAGTTGCTGTAACTGAAAATCATCAAGCTATGGAACGGAAGATTCGTGAAGAATTGAAACGTGCGTTTAGACCAGAGTTTTTAAATCGTATTGATGAAACGATTGTCTTCCATTCATTAACAAAAGATAATATTCGAGAAATTGTTAAATTACATACAGCTGATATTGTAAAACGTTTAGAAGACTTGGATATTCAAGCACGTATTACGGATACGGCAGTGGATATTATTGCTGAAGCAGGATTTGATCCCGAATACGGAGCAAGACCGATTCGTCGTGCGATTCAAAAACAAATTGAAGATGAATTGAGTGAACTAATTTTAAATGGAAATATTCAAAATGGTGACCAAATTACTATTGGTGGTCGTGGAGGTAGTATTAATATTTCTAATCGTACTAAGAATTAA
- a CDS encoding ribonuclease P: protein MQSIVRILQKFTQYHGQKYIAPQKAGDDEDYMLQFKQDGGAARKSFQNLIQNIEQQGLPLKAQRTSNWMNQAQIARAYFYCFFRHAEDIPSQPGMALRLLQDGDSLGITWEVSVLERTLSQESLPQLHRALSVPISEPSYYLVYQNGIEMIYAGTESNRVQLQQLVETNVVRKVLIKEKIGDLTSFQNEDEFIKAVITVFERLYPYYLATKE from the coding sequence ATGCAATCAATTGTACGCATATTACAAAAATTTACACAGTACCATGGACAAAAATATATTGCCCCTCAAAAAGCAGGAGATGATGAAGATTACATGTTGCAATTTAAGCAAGATGGTGGGGCTGCACGAAAATCTTTTCAAAACTTAATTCAAAATATTGAGCAACAAGGTTTACCATTAAAAGCGCAACGAACTAGTAATTGGATGAATCAAGCACAAATAGCACGCGCTTATTTTTATTGTTTTTTCCGACATGCTGAAGATATTCCTAGTCAACCAGGAATGGCATTGCGATTATTACAAGACGGCGATAGTCTAGGAATTACATGGGAAGTCAGTGTATTAGAGCGAACGCTCAGTCAAGAAAGTTTGCCCCAATTACATCGGGCACTCAGCGTACCGATTTCTGAACCTAGTTATTACTTAGTCTATCAAAATGGAATTGAAATGATATATGCAGGAACGGAATCTAATCGTGTTCAGCTGCAGCAGCTAGTAGAAACTAATGTGGTTCGTAAAGTATTGATAAAAGAAAAGATTGGTGACTTAACATCATTTCAAAATGAAGATGAATTTATTAAGGCTGTGATAACTGTTTTTGAAAGATTGTACCCCTATTATTTAGCAACAAAAGAATAA
- a CDS encoding serine hydrolase — translation MTRRLFKLLISINIIIITLFSAQSIQAEEIDTQYSVRGKSFEQIIYETIEEFGYTTNNVSIAYYDFLNQKHYYLNEWQPMLAASASKVGTAALYANLINEGILTYDTEIPYNESLFEEGAGNITNGDIQESYLLSDLIYEMLHYSDNTAWNLLTDYYYTNFGNYHEDLLLFSGTNIEDESLYEFNMVNAQVLEGILIQVGSSDIYDEIIDIMMHSQDTWLMKHYVNNDMAAKYGHLDEYFHDIGLYYQNGQTAYALVIMTNDLPIEEDGTENEFFGLINFRLNKWFQQTHPMTAHHE, via the coding sequence ATGACACGCCGCTTATTTAAACTATTAATCTCGATAAATATAATAATAATTACTTTATTCTCAGCTCAATCAATTCAAGCAGAAGAAATCGACACACAATATTCTGTCCGTGGAAAAAGTTTTGAACAAATTATTTATGAAACGATAGAAGAATTCGGCTACACTACAAATAACGTTTCCATCGCTTACTATGATTTTTTAAATCAAAAACATTACTATCTGAATGAATGGCAACCTATGCTAGCTGCCAGCGCATCAAAAGTTGGAACAGCCGCATTGTATGCTAATTTAATCAACGAGGGAATCCTAACTTACGATACTGAAATTCCGTATAATGAATCACTCTTCGAAGAGGGTGCTGGCAATATTACAAACGGTGATATTCAAGAGAGCTATCTACTTTCAGATTTAATTTACGAAATGCTCCATTACTCTGATAATACTGCATGGAATTTATTAACTGATTATTATTATACAAACTTTGGGAATTATCACGAAGATTTATTATTATTTAGTGGTACTAATATAGAAGATGAATCACTTTATGAATTTAATATGGTTAATGCACAAGTGCTAGAGGGAATTCTTATTCAAGTCGGTTCATCAGATATTTACGATGAAATTATCGATATTATGATGCATTCTCAAGATACCTGGCTGATGAAACACTACGTTAACAACGATATGGCAGCAAAATATGGTCATCTCGATGAATATTTCCATGACATTGGACTTTATTACCAAAATGGTCAAACGGCATACGCACTAGTTATTATGACTAATGATTTACCTATAGAAGAAGACGGTACAGAAAACGAATTTTTTGGATTAATCAATTTTCGCTTAAATAAATGGTTCCAACAAACACACCCGATGACTGCACATCATGAATGA
- a CDS encoding CtsR family transcriptional regulator, which produces MTQRNMTEIIEAYLKSFLKNQEHLEIKRSDIAEHFDCVPSQINYVINTRFTQEHGYAVESKRGGGGYIRILKIHLADEVEQIDQMIELVGDQISQRNGINMIETLIERNIITKREATLILSVIEKSVLHTISEQEQYARAQLLKTFLYQLRYTYN; this is translated from the coding sequence ATGACGCAAAGAAATATGACGGAAATCATCGAAGCGTATTTAAAGAGTTTTTTAAAGAATCAAGAACATCTTGAAATTAAGCGTAGTGACATTGCGGAACATTTTGATTGCGTGCCTTCACAAATTAATTATGTTATTAATACTCGATTTACTCAAGAACACGGTTATGCTGTTGAAAGTAAGCGAGGTGGCGGTGGTTATATCCGTATTTTAAAAATTCATCTAGCAGATGAAGTAGAGCAGATTGATCAAATGATTGAACTTGTGGGAGACCAGATTAGTCAACGTAATGGTATCAATATGATTGAAACATTAATCGAACGCAATATCATTACTAAGCGTGAAGCAACATTGATTTTATCAGTAATTGAAAAATCAGTGCTCCACACTATTAGTGAGCAAGAACAATACGCAAGAGCGCAATTGTTAAAAACATTCCTTTACCAATTACGCTATACATATAATTAA